A stretch of Cicer arietinum cultivar CDC Frontier isolate Library 1 chromosome 5, Cicar.CDCFrontier_v2.0, whole genome shotgun sequence DNA encodes these proteins:
- the LOC101496936 gene encoding uncharacterized protein, giving the protein MDEPNEMQLEDNKTSMEKNIKRKLKTPAQLMALENFYNDHKYPTEEMKFELANELVLTEKQISGWFCHRRLKDKRLMRDEVCANNGRQDRSSGVVQDRGSGLGQDSCGSTKHGGDYRYLDPKEVESNGVYNHELSVANMNYAHTNLYTENDSETDNTSSENSSSLQERLFLQGHDPYDTEPSRYITQNGALPPLNPKGYKPSGYLKLKGEIEHAAVTAVKNQLGRNYLEDGPLLTVDFDTIPPEAFECQTANSIKESYHVANPSLAKRQSNLNSRYDPYFNKSSSQDLQMEGGDFGPSHGSDFQDKQDKKSRQRIKQRTTFQGRAVRTNPLPGKSFPPDLYIDSTVEAPAYNSTRNHRIGAKHGVERMKSDSASNPNDLYEENNNPAIEQEGPLLHDYNNSNVKNVRTSEYVKSKPSNSIRNSRISMDTEERGLSERMAKEEKRNGIRKVKKPSHESDGGRIPSKETMVAKRAKVDLLRQYDIKQEPVAEIEPRKTQRSAVEMPSSFSEDETAETSSSLD; this is encoded by the exons ATGGACG AACCAAATGAGATGCAGTTGGAAGACAATAAAACCTCTAtggagaaaaatattaaaagaaagcTCAAAACACCTGCTCAACTTATGGCGTTGGAAAATTTTTATAATG ATCACAAATACCCCAcagaggaaatgaaatttgagcTCGCTAATGAATTAGTGTTGACGGAAAAGCAAATCTCGGGATGGTTTTGCCACAGAAGGTTGAAAGATAAGAGATTGATGAGAGATGAAGTATGTGCTAATAATGGACGACAAGATCGTTCAAGTGGTGTTGTTCAGGATCGTGGCAGTGGACTAGGGCAGGATTCATGTGGAAGCACTAAGCACGGTGGTGACTATAGGTATTTAGATCCTAAAGAGGTTGAGAGCAATGGTGTCTATAATCACGAATTGTCGGTTGCAAATATGAACTACGCACATACAAACCTTTATACAGAAAATGATAGTGAAACGGATAATACATCATCTGAGAACAGCTCATCTTTGCAAGAACGGTTGTTTCTTCAAGGACATGATCCATATGATACGGAGCCCTCTCGATACATAACACAAAATGGAGCTCTTCCACCATTAAATCCCAAGGGATATAAACCATCGGGATATTTAAAACTGAAGGGAGAGATAGAACATGCTGCTGTAACTGCTGTTAAGAATCAGTTAGGAAGGAATTATCTGGAAGATGGTCCACTACTTACTGTAGATTTTGATACAATCCCTCCAGAGGCATTTGAATGTCAAACTGCAAATTCAATTAAAG AATCATACCATGTTGCAAACCCCTCTCTTGCAAAAAGGCAATCCAATCTTAACTCT AGATATGATCCATATTTTAACAAATCAAGTTCACAAGATTTACAAATGGAAGGAGGTGACTTTGGCCCCTCTCATGGTTCCGATTTCCAGGATAAGCAGGATAAGAAATCCCGCCAGCGTATAAAACAAAGAACAACTTTTCAAGGTCGTGCGGTTCGCACCAATCCTTTGCCTGGCAAGAGCTTTCCCCCAGATTTGTACATAGACTCGACTGTGGAAGCACCTGCTTATAATAGCACTAGAAATCATAGAATAGGCGCTAAGCACGGTGTTGAGAGAATGAAATCCGATTCTGCTTCTAATCCTAATGATCTCTATGAAGAGAATAATAACCCTGCGATTGAGCAGGAAGGTCCACTACTACATGACTACAATAACAGCAATGTGAAGAATGTACGAACGAGTGAATATGTAAAATCTAAACCTTCAAATTCAATACGTAATTCTCGAATTTCTATGGACACTGAAGAAAGAGGGCTTTCTGAAAGAATGGCTAAG GAAGAAAAGCGTAATGGCATTAGAAAGGTTAAAAAACCGTCTCATGAATCAGATGGAGGAAGGATACCTTCAAAAGAAACCATG GTTGCAAAGCGAGCTAAAGTCGATCTACTTCGTCAATATGATATTAAACAAGAACCTGTTGCTGAGATTGAACCAAGGAAAACTCAGAG ATCTGCTGTGGAGATGCCATCTAGCTTTAGTGAGGATGAAACTGCTGAAACCAGTTCCTCACTGGATTGA